A region of the Pseudomonadota bacterium genome:
AGGGTCTCGTCAATGCTAGAGCGTATCTATGAGTGCCCTAATCTTGCGCTCCCGCCGCCGCATACGCTGCGCGTCCTTGAATGGAACCTTCTCGTGATCGTAGCCACATAGGTGCAGCACACCGTGTACAACGAGACGAATAAGCTCCTGATATGGCGTAACTCCGAAGCTGCTCGCCTGTTGTAGCGTTGTTTCAGTTGAAATAACGAGGTCCCCAAGGTAGGTATTAAAAAGATCCGGCGTCTTTCTCTTGCCACTTATCTCTGCTGGCAAAAACTGCGGAAAAGAGAGCACGTCGGTGGCCTTATCCTTTTTCCGATACTCCTTATTTATCTCCCGAATGCGCGCATCATCGGTAAGAACTACATTTAACTCACAGATGTTTTTTAAAGCTATCTCGCTCTCGACCTGCGCCAAGACCTCTGAAACAAGTTGACGCAACGTGGCGGCAGAGAGCTTAAGCTTTCTGCTCTCAATCGAGAGATGAATCCTCCATTGGCGCGCTGGGGCAGGGGGGTGCTTAAGCGAGCGCCGCGTTCTTTTAGGCATCGTCACGGTCATAAGCCCGAATAATGCGCGAGACAAGTGGATGCCGCACGACATCTTCATCAGTAAAATGAACTATAGATATCCCCAACGTATCTTTCAGGATCTTAACCGCATGATTTAACCCTGATGGTACTCCACGCGGTAGATCGATCTGCGTTACGTCGCCTGTAACAACACAGGTCGATCCGAACCCAATTCTAGTAAGCAACATCTTCATCTGCACCGGAGTTGTATTCTGGGCCTCATCGAGGATTACAAAGGCGTTAGAAAGTGTTCGTCCGCGCATAAACGCAAGGGGCGCAACCTCTATCGCACCCTTCTCGATCAGCTCCTTTGCACGCTCAGGATCTATCATATCGTGCAGTGCGTCATAGAGCGGACGTAGATACGGGTTGACCTTTTCGGCCATATCTCCTGGAAGAAATCCGAGCTTCTCTCCGGCCTCAACCGCAGGACGACAGAGCACTATGCGCTTTACATCCTTGTTAAGGAGCGCCGTTACAGCCATCGCCATCGCAAGGTAG
Encoded here:
- the ybeY gene encoding rRNA maturation RNase YbeY, giving the protein MPKRTRRSLKHPPAPARQWRIHLSIESRKLKLSAATLRQLVSEVLAQVESEIALKNICELNVVLTDDARIREINKEYRKKDKATDVLSFPQFLPAEISGKRKTPDLFNTYLGDLVISTETTLQQASSFGVTPYQELIRLVVHGVLHLCGYDHEKVPFKDAQRMRRRERKIRALIDTL
- a CDS encoding PhoH family protein produces the protein MTGYGRRSGDPTGATKEMGVPFPESSVMQMLVGDADENLRIIERELGLKIGRSADGLTLVGQDTDVELGHDLLVQLRGLIEQGEGLFKGDVERAIKMLAGNRRLRLEELFRDEIRVSGKRTKIVPKTFRQKSYIEDIKNHDVVFGVGPAGTGKTYLAMAMAVTALLNKDVKRIVLCRPAVEAGEKLGFLPGDMAEKVNPYLRPLYDALHDMIDPERAKELIEKGAIEVAPLAFMRGRTLSNAFVILDEAQNTTPVQMKMLLTRIGFGSTCVVTGDVTQIDLPRGVPSGLNHAVKILKDTLGISIVHFTDEDVVRHPLVSRIIRAYDRDDA